The following are from one region of the Bacteroidales bacterium genome:
- a CDS encoding YdeI/OmpD-associated family protein, protein MKNPDTTTFFKNRSEFRNWLLNHHDSCTELWIQYYKKNSGKESLSYKEAVEEALCFGWIDGIVKSIDKEAYIQRFTPRRVKGNWSEVNIRHALRLLEEGKMHESGLKFKDRWIPSDSARVHKKLEGSDVETWESMLQQFPAASDYFHSLTATHRNQFTLWISSARRPETRRKRMIEAISTLEKGEKLGLK, encoded by the coding sequence TCAGAATTCAGGAATTGGTTGTTGAACCATCATGACTCCTGCACGGAACTCTGGATCCAGTATTATAAAAAGAATAGTGGGAAAGAGTCTCTATCCTACAAAGAAGCCGTAGAAGAGGCCCTGTGTTTCGGGTGGATCGATGGCATTGTTAAAAGTATTGACAAGGAAGCCTATATTCAACGGTTTACTCCGAGGAGGGTTAAGGGAAACTGGTCAGAAGTAAATATCAGGCATGCTTTACGATTGCTTGAAGAAGGAAAGATGCATGAATCGGGACTAAAATTCAAGGATCGGTGGATTCCGTCAGACTCAGCCCGGGTTCATAAAAAGTTGGAAGGCTCAGATGTTGAAACCTGGGAATCAATGCTTCAACAATTTCCCGCAGCTTCAGACTATTTTCATTCACTTACGGCCACTCACAGGAATCAATTCACCCTATGGATTTCAAGTGCAAGGCGGCCCGAAACCAGGCGGAAAAGAATGATTGAAGCAATCTCTACCCTTGAAAAAGGTGAAAAGCTGGGTTTGAAGTAA